TCAGGCCGGATTTGGTTCGCGGCAAAACCGTGCTCCTGGTGGACGACGTTTTCACCACCGGCGCCACGGCCAACGAGTGCGCCAAAGCGCTCTTGAAAGCCGGCGCAAAAAAAGTGGACGTCCTCACCCTGGCGGTGGTGGTGCGGTAATTCTTTTTAAAAAGGAAACATGGTGCAAAAACCTAAAATCGGCCTTGTTCAATTCGACGTCAAGCTGGGAAATCCCCGGGCAAACATCGACCACGTCAGGCGGGCGATCCAGGATCTGGCGGACCAGGGCGTCAACCTGGCCGTGCTGCCGGAAATGTGGTCCTGCGGGTTTGATTATTCCGCGTTAAAGGAGCACGCCGCCCAAACGCCCGCCGTCCTGGACGAATTATGCAGCCTGACGGAGAATCTTAACCTGGCCGTCTCAGGAACCATGCCGGAACTGACGCCCGAAGGGGTGTACAACACCCACTATTACATCAACGAAAAAGGAAGCGTGCAGGCTGAATATCGCAAGGTGCACCGGTTCACTCCGGCGGGCGAAGGCGAGTTTGAGCCGGGCGCCCGGTCCGTGCTGGCGGCCGCTCCCTGGGGAAAAACCGGTCTGCTCACCTGTTACGACCTGCGTTTTCCCGAACAAAGCCGGGCTCTGGTCCTGGCAGGGGCGATCGTGCTGATCGTCTCCGCCCAATGGCCCGCCGTGAGAATCAGGCATTGGGACGTGCTGCTGCAAGCCCGGGCCGTGGAAAACCAGGCCTTTGTCATCGCCTGCAACCGGTGCGGCAAGGATCCGGAGCTTGTTTACGGAGGCCGGTCCGCCGTCATTTCCCCGTGGGGCGAGGTTATAGCCGGCGCCGGAGGCGGGGAGACTTTGCTGACGGCCGCCCTTAACCTGGATGAAGTGAAGGACTTTCGCACCAGAATCCCCTGCCTGGAACATCGAATTCCGGAGGCTTATGATCTCGAAAATATTGTCGAAAAATGAACTGATTAAAGCTGTTGAAAAAGCCAAGGCGAAAAACAAAACCGTGGTCTTCACCAACGGATGCTTTGACATCCTCCACGTGGGCCACGTGCGCTATCTGGCCGAGGCCAAAAGCCAGGGCGACGTCCTGGTTCTGGGCCTGAATTCGGATCGGTCCGTGCGGGAAATCAAAGGCCCCAAACGCCCTATTGTTCCCGAAGCGGAACGCGCCGAGGTTTTAGCCGCCCTGGAGTCCATTGATTTTATATCCCTGTTTGACGAGCCGGACCCGCTGGATCTCATCCTGGCCGTCATGCCCCAGGTTTTGGTCAAGGGCGCGGACTGGCCCGAAGACCAGATCATCGGCGCCAGGGAGGTCAAAGAGGCTGGAGGCAAAGTCGTGAGGGTGGATCTGGCGGAAGGCGCTTCCACCACTAATATCATCCAAAAAATATTGGATCAGGGGTAGGGCCATGCTGGAACCGGGAAAAAACGGAACCCAACTGGTGCGCACTCCGGGGCTGAGCCGCTTTGACGAGATTGATCACGGTTTTTTTTCCAGGCACGGAGGAGTCAGCCAGGGGGAATTGGCCTCCCTGAACATCGGAACCGCGGTGAACGACGATCCGGACCTTGTGGCGAAAAACAGGCTGGCCATTGCCCGGGCCATGGGCGCCGATCGCCTGGCTTTCGTCAAGCAGGTGCACGGCAAGGAGGTGGTCGTCTTAGACTCGAAGCCGGATCCAAGCTCGGACCCGCTTTGGCAGACGAACCTGGAGGCCGACGCCATAGTCACCAACCTGCCCGGCGTGTTTTGCGCCATCGCCGTGGCCGATTGCCAGCCCATATTGCTTTACGATCCCGAAAAAAAGGCGGTGGGCGCAGTGCATAGCGGGTGGCGGGGCAGCTTGCAGAATATTGCGGCTCACGCCGTGGAAGCCATGGTCCAAGCCTTTGGATGCAACCCTGCCGGCATGATCGCCGCCATCGGCCCTTCCCTGGGCGCCTGTTGCGCGGAGTTCATCCATTATAGAACGGAAATTCCCGAGGAATTCTGGAAGTACAAAGACGAAAAGGACCATTTTGACTTTTGGGCCGTCACCCGCGACCAACTGACGGCGGCGGGACTGGAAGGCCGAAACATCGACTGCGCAAACATCTGCACCAAATGCACGCCGGAGCATTTTTTCTCGTACAGGGCGAGCCATGCATCGGGCCGCTTCGCCGGAGTCATAGGACTCAAGCCCGCGTAAAAGAGTATCGACTTACAAACCGGGTTCTGCTAATCTTAAGGGGTTAATTCTACTTAACGGGAGAGCATGCCTTGAAATTATTCGACACAACCGCCCTGGTCCTGGAAAACAAGGAAATCCAGCCTGGATATTTTCGCATGGAACTGGCCGCCAATGACATCGCCTGCGCCTCGGCGCCCGGCCAGTTTGTGATGGTCAGCCCCGGCGACTCCATACAGCCATTGCTGCGCAGGCCCTTTTGCGTCCATGACGTGAAAGAAGGAGCCGACGCGAAATGGGTTCTGACCATCCTGTTTGTCGTGATCGGGGAAGGCACCCGAATTCTATCCCGGAAAACGCCCGGAGAGACAGTGCAGGTGCTGGGGCCTTTGGGCAAAGGATTCTCGTTGAATACGGACACGGAGGAATGCCTGCTTGTCGCCGGAGGCATTGGTACGGCCCCCATGGTGTTTTTGGCCAGGTATCTGGCCCAGGAGTTCAGCCCGGTTTCATGCAAGGTGCTGTTGGGCGCCAGGACGGCCAACGACGTGCTATGCCGGGACGTGTTCGAGCAGATCGGCCTGGAAGTGCAGGCAGCCACCGAAGACGGAGGCCTGGGCGCCAAGGGCTTGGTCACGGCCCTGCTGGACAAGGCCTTGGAGGGAGATGCAGCCAGGCAAATTTTCACCTGCGGCCCCATGCCCATGCTCAAGGCGGTCGCCGCCATGGCCAAGGAGCATAATACCCCCTGCCAGGTTTCCGTGGAAGCCGCCATGGCCTGCGGGATGGGCGCCTGCCTGGGGTGCGCCCTGCCTAAAAAGGAAGGCCAGGCCAAGCATCTGCACGCCTGCATGGACGGTCCGGTCCTGGACGCCAAGCTGTTGTGGAGTTGAATTGCATATGAATGAGATGGAGGACGCCCCCCTCTTCTCTGCTTCTCCCTGTGGCTGACGCCAAGTTGCGTTCAAACAACTGATTGTCTTCCGAATAAAATCCTTAAGGGCGCTGGGTCCCTGCTTACAGGGATGACGGCCATGGAGATAAGCCTGCAAAAAACCGACATTTTGTTGGGTTTCGCAAGCTCCATCCAACCTGCGCCGCACAAGTTTTAGAAGGTCGGATGGTTCTGCGTTAAGTTTTTCCTGCTTAATAGGCAGGCGAAAGAAATGCCGCTTCGCCTGGTTGAAGCCTGTGTCTTTGTTCGCAGGTTCATCCGACAGTTTTTTGAGGGCAATCTTAAGAAGTGAGTAAACAGAACTGTTCCAATGATGACGCCTTGATGCGCCGTCCGAACGCCCCTTTTTGGGCCCCAAAAAACAAATCAAGAACTCCGCCCTTGTTTCCGATTAAAAGAACTGATATCAGGCGTGGTTTTGCGGTTTCCGGTCCATGAACTTTTTCAAAAGGCGGGACCGGTTCGGTCGCGCCCCTGGATTACAGACGCAGGCGAGGGCGGCAGAGTCGCGAGGCGGGCGGCAAAGCTGGCCATATCCGGTTTGATTGACATATACCGAAGAGGGAAAACCGCCGGTTTGGATTGACACCCGGGAAAGAGCCCCTATTATTAAATGACATCCAGCCGATTGCCTCCAGGCTTGAACCCGATTTTCCGCCGTTTTTTTAGGGCGCCGCATGGTTTGACATGGGCACGGATCGGTGCTAATTTATTATGTTTTGAATGCCAATGAACCAGGAACGCAACGAGTCTATGCAGGAAGTTACGCTGATCATCAAAAACGAACTGGGCCTCCACGCCCGATGCGCAGCCATGGTGGCCAAGACGGCCTCCAAGGCCAAGGGCGCCGTGTTTTTAAGCGCCAGCGGAAACACTGCCGACGCCACTGACATTCTGGACATGCTCATGCTGGCGCCCCACGCCGCCCAAGGCATGGAAATTTCCATCGCCGTCCAGGAAGCCTCGGACGCGGAAATCCTGGAGGAACTGGCCGCACTGGTCGAGGACGGATTTGGAGAATATTAGGTCCGCAGAGCCCATGGCCCGACTCTGTCCCAGCGAGACCCCCCCGGGCCGAAAACAATGAATCGCCAAAAAACATTTACAATGCCTGAATCAGAAAAAAAACAAATAACGCTCCATGGCATTCCGGCCGCCCCTGGCATATGCATCGGCCAGGCTTATCTTGTGGGCACGAACTCAATGGAAGTCGTGCGCAAGTACCCTGTCCGGAAAGAGGATGTCACGGAAGAGTCCGCCCGCATGCGGCAGGC
Above is a genomic segment from Desulfatibacillum aliphaticivorans DSM 15576 containing:
- a CDS encoding dihydroorotate dehydrogenase electron transfer subunit, which encodes MKLFDTTALVLENKEIQPGYFRMELAANDIACASAPGQFVMVSPGDSIQPLLRRPFCVHDVKEGADAKWVLTILFVVIGEGTRILSRKTPGETVQVLGPLGKGFSLNTDTEECLLVAGGIGTAPMVFLARYLAQEFSPVSCKVLLGARTANDVLCRDVFEQIGLEVQAATEDGGLGAKGLVTALLDKALEGDAARQIFTCGPMPMLKAVAAMAKEHNTPCQVSVEAAMACGMGACLGCALPKKEGQAKHLHACMDGPVLDAKLLWS
- the pgeF gene encoding peptidoglycan editing factor PgeF: MLEPGKNGTQLVRTPGLSRFDEIDHGFFSRHGGVSQGELASLNIGTAVNDDPDLVAKNRLAIARAMGADRLAFVKQVHGKEVVVLDSKPDPSSDPLWQTNLEADAIVTNLPGVFCAIAVADCQPILLYDPEKKAVGAVHSGWRGSLQNIAAHAVEAMVQAFGCNPAGMIAAIGPSLGACCAEFIHYRTEIPEEFWKYKDEKDHFDFWAVTRDQLTAAGLEGRNIDCANICTKCTPEHFFSYRASHASGRFAGVIGLKPA
- a CDS encoding HPr family phosphocarrier protein is translated as MQEVTLIIKNELGLHARCAAMVAKTASKAKGAVFLSASGNTADATDILDMLMLAPHAAQGMEISIAVQEASDAEILEELAALVEDGFGEY
- a CDS encoding carbon-nitrogen family hydrolase; protein product: MVQKPKIGLVQFDVKLGNPRANIDHVRRAIQDLADQGVNLAVLPEMWSCGFDYSALKEHAAQTPAVLDELCSLTENLNLAVSGTMPELTPEGVYNTHYYINEKGSVQAEYRKVHRFTPAGEGEFEPGARSVLAAAPWGKTGLLTCYDLRFPEQSRALVLAGAIVLIVSAQWPAVRIRHWDVLLQARAVENQAFVIACNRCGKDPELVYGGRSAVISPWGEVIAGAGGGETLLTAALNLDEVKDFRTRIPCLEHRIPEAYDLENIVEK
- the rfaE2 gene encoding D-glycero-beta-D-manno-heptose 1-phosphate adenylyltransferase — its product is MISKILSKNELIKAVEKAKAKNKTVVFTNGCFDILHVGHVRYLAEAKSQGDVLVLGLNSDRSVREIKGPKRPIVPEAERAEVLAALESIDFISLFDEPDPLDLILAVMPQVLVKGADWPEDQIIGAREVKEAGGKVVRVDLAEGASTTNIIQKILDQG